One Lutzomyia longipalpis isolate SR_M1_2022 chromosome 4, ASM2433408v1 DNA segment encodes these proteins:
- the LOC129795715 gene encoding uncharacterized protein LOC129795715: protein MEDTDRLISQNGKKVLHRSNGHSNGGMDKRVVGTFTEEPLFKPRITEQSLAGVLFLITVLILIGKLTFMLKSSVQSALEWRQLVRAMWIDPATGQEYMKYYWESGFRGQYLIWPLLCGLAAFAFSWIITYFDSRVPGIDPPMPNFFGSSSNSRRYSSQRSTGWSLAYQTSFLTGLLTFFVFLISHKL, encoded by the exons ATGGAGGATACCGACAgattaatttcccaaaatgGGAAGAAAGTGCTGCACCGCAGCAATGGACACAGCAATGGGGGCATGGATAAGAGGGTCGTGGGAACATTCACTGAGGAGCCCCTCTTCAAACCCCGCATCACAGAGCAGAGCCTCGCGGGGGTTCTCTTCCTCATCACCGTATTGATTCTCATCGGAAAGCTGACCTTCATGTTAA agtCATCCGTTCAATCTGCACTTGAGTGGCGACAACTTGTGAGGGCGATGTGGATAGATCCAGCTACGGGGCAGGAGTACATGAAATACTACTGGGAATCGGGCTTCCGTGGGCAATATCTCATTTGGCCACTTCTCTGTGGATTGGCTGCATTTGCTTTCTCATGGATAATCACGTACTTTGATAGCAGAGTCCCAGGAATTGATCCTCCAATGCCAAACTTCTTTGGATCATCTTCAAATTCGCGAAGATATTCATCaca gaGGAGCACAGGGTGGTCTCTGGCCTACCAGACGAGCTTCCTCACGGGGCTTCTTACATTTTTCGTCTTCCTCATAAGTCACAAATTATAG
- the LOC129795546 gene encoding uncharacterized protein LOC129795546 produces MYADGFKYWLAYSKNDIKYYRCCLHKKQCPGRCVVEDGRTVRITTEHNHDPEPDKIVVEKFRKVLTRRAATETTDLHNIYWEEASHRHGEAALLYSYNLAESAMRKARRKQLPTIPTTIRELTEALKVSDLFRVTCGNRKEQFYRTTIELEEGSCVIFIHGKTLQAVGKIEEMHVDASVECMAKPRGYLLTIHAVQGHKGVPVMFAFITTKSQSSFAAVFAYLRENYPVQVLPTIILANFDAAMHFGLVYTFPEANIKASWFHYTDAVVGRLKALRLQREIAKGHGACALRMLLVLPFLPADHMAAGLMALKKWMQEKKVYTVGLSSICTYVEHEWLRAVGPEKMSMFGESRCTNSYVQTFNRELMDTMDGRTTIIWHFLDALTHIATKTYTKLMRRGKDAGLPGPKPPRKTQMATEEIIRVATEQWIRTPLHLRSPFQFLQMASHCINDSNYSVIVSTVSIPPDAPDAPPAPAAKRKAPAEPIIDIFSNVSFIEAPQITTTRYISSDPPPLAFFPKVSSPQKVQRVSRYPQEPPPLVPISRSNRKIS; encoded by the coding sequence atgtacgcGGATGGTTTTAAATACTGGTTGGCTTATTCGAAAAATGATATAAAGTACTACCGTTGCTGCCTACACAAGAAACAATGCCCCGGGAGGTGTGTCGTGGAGGATGGGCGAACAGTACGGATAACAACAGAGCACAATCATGATCCGGAACCGGATAAAATAGTCGTGGAGAAGTTCCGGAAAGTCCTAACACGACGAGCAGCAACGGAGACAACGGATCTGCACAATATCTACTGGGAGGAGGCATCGCACAGGCATGGGGAGGCAGCTCTGCTGTATAGCTACAATCTTGCCGAGAGTGCAATGCGAAAGGCGCGACGGAAGCAACTCCCAACGATTCCAACGACAATCCGGGAATTGACGGAAGCACTCAAAGTGTCGGATCTGTTTCGCGTTACCTGTGGCAATCGCAAAGAGCAATTCTATCGAACGACAATAGAGCTGGAGGAGGGGAGTTGTGTCATCTTTATCCATGGGAAAACCCTGCAGGCTGTTGGGAAGATTGAGGAGATGCACGTGGATGCATCTGTGGAGTGTATGGCAAAGCCACGAGGGTATCTCCTGACAATTCATGCAGTTCAGGGGCACAAGGGGGTCCCGGTGATGTTTGCCTTCATTACAACTAAATCCCAGTCATCGTTTGCAGCTGTTTTTGCATATTTGCGCGAAAACTACCCCGTTCAGGTGCTTCCAACGATAATTTTGGCTAATTTTGATGCAGCAATGCACTTTGGTTTGGTCTACACATTCCCCGAGGCTAACATCAAAGCATCGTGGTTTCACTACACAGACGCCGTTGTTGGGCGCCTCAAGGCACTGCGGTTGCAGCGTGAAATAGCCAAAGGACATGGGGCGTGTGCCCTCCGGATGCTCCTTGTCTTGCCCTTCCTCCCAGCTGATCACATGGCAGCTGGCTTGATGGCGCTGAAGAAGTGGATGCAGGAGAAGAAAGTCTACACGGTGGGACTTTCATCCATCTGCACGTACGTCGAGCACGAATGGCTACGGGCTGTTGGGCCCGAGAAGATGTCAATGTTTGGGGAATCCCGGTGCACAAATAGCTACGTGCAGACGTTCAATCGTGAACTTATGGACACAATGGATGGGCGCACGACGATCATTTGGCACTTCCTGGACGCCCTCACGCACATTGCCACCAAAACCTACACAAAACTCATGCGACGCGGCAAGGATGCCGGACTACCGGGCCCCAAGCCACCGCGTAAAACTCAAATGGCCACAGAGGAAATTATCCGTGTGGCAACGGAACAGTGGATTCGTACCCCATTGCACCTTCGCTCACCATTCCAATTCCTCCAGATGGCCAGCCATTGTATCAATGACAGCAACTACTCGGTCATTGTGAGTACAGTGTCCATCCCACCTGATGCCCCGGATGCACCACCAGCCCCAGCTGCAAAGAGGAAAGCCCCGGCAGAGCCGATCATTGACATCTTCAGCAATGTTTCCTTCATTGAAGCCCCACAAATTACAACGACGAGGTACATTTCATCTGATCCACCCCCACTGGCATTCTTCCCCAAAGTCTCCTCCCCGCAGAAGGTGCAGCGGGTGTCACGGTACCCCCAGGAACCACCACCACTTGTTCCCATTAGTCGATCCAACAGGAAAATATCATGA